One stretch of Cohnella algarum DNA includes these proteins:
- a CDS encoding phage portal protein, whose amino-acid sequence MLFWPGQEQQEIEEIIIRGAKTAATIEQIMQLEIGEWQNSDKRKWMEIGVRYYRNKPDILDRHRKTIGESGAREIATNLADNRLANGFTRKLVDQKVGYLLGKPMSIQADNEGYLEKLNEIFDSAMMRRLQSTGKAAINSGIAWWHPYYDDSGRLLFKLMNSLEIIPLWADEAHTILDAVIRDYEVTVYEGLQRKTVRKVEWWDTSGVRRYVADGTGFIPDVEAGAVGAHFTVVKDGKEQGMNWERVPFIAWKYNEEEQPLVELIKTLVDDYDRNKSDNSNNLEDLPNSIYVVENYDGTDAAEFRKNISRYRVAFVSDDGGVDSINIEIDTEAYKNHQEQNRKDIYEFGRGVDTQGVDIGSAPSGVALRFLYSDLDMDASLMETEFQASLEQVRWFIDAHLYNTTGIDYSGEEVEFIFNRDMPIDESAIITAIKDSVGILSDETLVAQHPWVKDVLAELDRIKEQREEEQRNYGGLPPNTPPEGGPPAPGADSG is encoded by the coding sequence ATGTTGTTTTGGCCCGGACAGGAACAGCAGGAGATTGAAGAAATCATCATCCGCGGCGCTAAAACGGCTGCGACGATCGAGCAGATCATGCAGCTCGAAATCGGCGAGTGGCAAAATTCCGACAAACGAAAATGGATGGAGATCGGAGTCCGCTACTATCGCAACAAGCCGGACATTTTGGACCGGCACCGGAAGACGATCGGCGAGTCGGGCGCCCGTGAGATCGCGACGAATCTCGCGGACAACCGGCTGGCGAACGGTTTTACGCGCAAGCTGGTCGACCAAAAGGTTGGATATTTGCTCGGGAAGCCGATGAGTATCCAGGCGGACAACGAGGGGTATCTCGAAAAGCTGAACGAAATATTCGACAGCGCCATGATGCGGCGTCTGCAGTCTACCGGGAAAGCGGCAATCAATTCCGGAATCGCGTGGTGGCATCCCTATTATGACGATTCCGGGCGGCTGTTGTTTAAGCTGATGAACAGCTTGGAAATCATCCCGCTTTGGGCGGACGAGGCGCATACAATCCTGGACGCCGTCATTCGCGATTACGAGGTTACCGTTTACGAGGGGTTGCAGCGCAAGACGGTCCGCAAAGTCGAATGGTGGGACACAAGCGGCGTCCGCCGTTACGTTGCGGACGGGACAGGCTTTATTCCTGACGTTGAGGCCGGCGCAGTTGGAGCGCACTTTACCGTCGTCAAGGACGGAAAGGAACAAGGTATGAACTGGGAACGCGTCCCGTTTATCGCCTGGAAGTACAACGAGGAGGAGCAGCCACTCGTTGAATTGATTAAAACCCTCGTCGACGACTACGACCGGAATAAGTCGGACAACTCGAACAACCTGGAGGACCTGCCGAACAGCATTTACGTCGTTGAAAATTACGACGGCACGGATGCGGCGGAATTCCGGAAAAATATTTCGCGGTACCGGGTTGCTTTTGTTTCTGATGACGGCGGGGTCGACTCGATCAACATTGAGATCGACACCGAGGCGTACAAAAACCATCAGGAGCAAAACCGGAAGGATATTTACGAGTTTGGCCGCGGAGTGGACACGCAGGGCGTGGATATTGGCAGCGCGCCTTCTGGGGTGGCACTCCGCTTTCTGTATTCTGACCTGGACATGGACGCATCGCTCATGGAGACTGAGTTTCAGGCGTCACTCGAGCAGGTGCGCTGGTTTATCGACGCGCATTTGTACAACACGACCGGCATCGATTACAGCGGCGAAGAAGTCGAGTTTATCTTTAACCGTGACATGCCGATCGACGAATCCGCTATTATCACGGCAATTAAAGATAGCGTCGGCATCCTTTCGGACGAGACGCTCGTCGCGCAGCATCCGTGGGTTAAGGATGTGCTGGCCGAACTGGATCGGATTAAGGAACAGCGCGAGGAGGAGCAGAGGAATTACGGCGGCCTCCCTCCCAATACGCCGCCTGAGGGAGGCCCACCGGCGCCCGGGGCTGACAGCGGATGA
- a CDS encoding PBSX family phage terminase large subunit: MANRTIRRIKPTFRWQPFSAKQFQVLTWWMPESPHHDKDALICDGSVRAGKTASMSFSFIVWAMETFNGQQLGMAGKTIGALRRNVIGPLKQMLIGRGYQVEDHRSENFLTVIRGGKINDFYLFGGKDERSQDLIQGITLAGMFFDEVALMPKSFVNQATARCSVDGAKLWFNCNPAGPYHWFKLEWLDQLRQKHALHLHFTMDDNPSLSERVKERYRRMYSGIFFKRYILGLWVMAEGLIYDMFDPEVGGKHVVRTEDRPYQQYYVSCDYGTQNPMTFGLWGLHKGVWYKVKEYHYDGRAKSRQKTDEEYCDDLIEFVGKLSVRGVIIDPSAASFITAVKKRGGLRVIKADNDVINGIRDVASSLVEGLIKYNDCCQETFREYSSYVWDEKAAQRGEDKPVKDNDHQMDGDRYFVRSVVKRKRGVYFPDAK, translated from the coding sequence ATGGCGAATCGGACGATCCGGAGAATTAAACCGACCTTCCGATGGCAGCCGTTCAGCGCCAAACAGTTCCAAGTGCTTACTTGGTGGATGCCGGAAAGCCCGCATCATGACAAGGATGCACTGATCTGCGACGGCTCGGTGCGCGCCGGGAAAACCGCGTCAATGTCGTTCAGTTTTATCGTATGGGCGATGGAGACGTTTAACGGGCAGCAGCTTGGGATGGCCGGCAAGACGATCGGCGCGCTTCGCCGTAACGTCATTGGGCCGCTGAAGCAAATGCTCATCGGCAGAGGATACCAGGTCGAAGATCACCGCTCGGAGAACTTCCTGACGGTCATCCGGGGCGGTAAGATCAACGACTTTTATCTTTTTGGCGGAAAGGACGAACGTTCTCAGGATCTCATCCAAGGGATCACGCTGGCTGGCATGTTTTTCGACGAGGTCGCGCTGATGCCAAAAAGCTTCGTCAATCAGGCGACGGCGCGGTGTTCGGTGGACGGGGCGAAGCTTTGGTTCAACTGTAACCCTGCAGGGCCCTACCACTGGTTCAAGCTCGAATGGCTCGACCAGCTCCGCCAGAAGCACGCCTTGCATCTCCATTTCACGATGGACGACAATCCGTCGCTATCGGAGCGCGTGAAAGAACGCTACCGGCGGATGTACAGCGGGATCTTCTTCAAGCGATACATCCTCGGGTTGTGGGTGATGGCAGAGGGCCTAATTTACGACATGTTCGACCCAGAAGTTGGCGGCAAGCATGTCGTACGGACAGAGGATCGGCCCTACCAGCAATACTATGTGAGCTGCGACTACGGTACACAAAACCCGATGACGTTCGGACTCTGGGGCCTGCACAAGGGCGTCTGGTACAAGGTCAAGGAGTATCATTACGACGGCCGAGCCAAAAGCCGCCAAAAGACGGACGAGGAATACTGCGACGATTTGATCGAGTTTGTTGGGAAGCTGTCGGTTCGGGGTGTGATCATTGACCCCTCGGCGGCTTCTTTCATTACGGCGGTCAAAAAGCGCGGCGGGCTGCGGGTAATCAAGGCCGACAACGACGTGATCAACGGGATCCGGGACGTCGCTTCCTCGCTCGTCGAGGGTCTGATCAAATACAACGACTGCTGCCAGGAGACGTTTCGCGAATATTCGTCCTACGTTTGGGACGAGAAGGCCGCACAGCGCGGCGAGGACAAGCCGGTCAAGGATAACGACCACCAGATGGACGGCGATCGCTATTTCGTTCGCAGCGTTGTCAAACGTAAGCGCGGCGTCTACTTCCCGGATGCCAAATAG
- the terS gene encoding phage terminase small subunit — MEAVHKSAEQDYLSGMKYKDIAKKYGVTINTVKSWKQRQGWNRTGGAHSNKSVHTKRTGAPDGNRNAAGNRGGAAPKGNSNAVTHGFFRKHLPADALAIAEGLTMRSPIDILWENIVIQYTAIVRAQQIMYVKDRDDKTIERVEYKDGNVIGEKWEVQQAWDKQATFLQAQSRAMATLQGLIRQYDELCRSDLATEEQRLRLQKLQAEVKALTNDDDKTQDDGFIEALRGKAAEVWNTENTETDDSENES, encoded by the coding sequence ATGGAGGCGGTGCATAAGTCGGCCGAACAGGACTATTTGTCCGGGATGAAATATAAGGACATCGCGAAGAAATACGGCGTTACGATTAACACGGTCAAGTCGTGGAAACAGCGGCAAGGATGGAACCGCACTGGGGGTGCACACTCGAATAAAAGTGTGCACACAAAACGTACGGGTGCACCCGACGGAAACCGAAACGCAGCAGGGAATCGAGGCGGGGCCGCGCCAAAGGGAAACAGCAATGCCGTGACGCATGGCTTTTTCCGCAAGCACTTGCCTGCGGACGCCCTGGCAATCGCCGAGGGCTTGACAATGCGTAGCCCGATAGACATCCTCTGGGAGAACATTGTAATCCAGTACACGGCTATCGTCCGGGCGCAGCAGATCATGTATGTTAAAGACCGGGACGACAAGACGATTGAACGCGTCGAATATAAGGACGGCAATGTTATCGGCGAGAAGTGGGAAGTGCAGCAGGCTTGGGATAAGCAGGCGACTTTCCTGCAAGCGCAGAGCCGGGCGATGGCTACCTTGCAAGGGCTGATTCGGCAATACGATGAGCTATGCCGAAGCGATTTGGCCACCGAAGAACAGCGTTTGCGTCTCCAGAAGCTGCAGGCCGAGGTCAAGGCGCTCACAAATGACGACGATAAGACGCAGGATGACGGCTTTATCGAGGCGTTGAGAGGCAAAGCGGCCGAGGTTTGGAACACTGAAAACACGGAAACGGATGATAGCGAAAACGAGAGCTAG
- a CDS encoding HNH endonuclease codes for MRVPMTTRQRRSFEHALIHKLNALRKLGRYVGMYGNLRRPAQLTDEAKALCLRCVEIIRDENAHFIQKMACASLLDYFLPEWREIVGYRILGQVVDRNSSEVRAWRKRVLRRDGHRCVLCGSTENLEAHHLASWAEFPELRIVDENGMTLCNDCHADQHVENRHLILRRPNRTAKQT; via the coding sequence ATGCGGGTGCCAATGACAACGAGACAGCGCCGTTCATTTGAGCATGCTTTGATTCATAAGCTCAATGCGCTTAGAAAGCTTGGTCGATATGTCGGCATGTATGGAAACCTTCGAAGGCCAGCGCAACTGACAGACGAAGCAAAGGCATTATGCCTTCGGTGCGTTGAAATCATTCGGGACGAAAACGCCCATTTCATCCAGAAGATGGCGTGCGCATCGCTGTTAGATTACTTCTTACCGGAATGGCGCGAGATTGTCGGATACCGTATTCTGGGTCAAGTGGTTGATCGGAACAGTTCCGAGGTTCGAGCTTGGCGGAAACGGGTGCTTCGGCGGGATGGCCATCGATGTGTTTTATGCGGATCTACAGAGAACTTGGAGGCGCATCATTTGGCATCCTGGGCTGAGTTCCCCGAGTTAAGGATCGTTGATGAAAACGGGATGACGTTGTGTAACGATTGTCATGCTGATCAGCATGTCGAGAATCGGCACTTGATCCTTCGCCGGCCCAATCGGACAGCAAAACAAACATAA
- a CDS encoding ECF-type sigma factor, with protein MNEQQAIDRLTQYRQKQARLRVLSKYSVGAGITVSRLNEDDHLQELHRKLRRLPSYLYLSSREQRLETTAHAYLTKYPAGTRAQLAAVPNRGADPDDDEELRQIREAIRKVIAARGWDLRDDIDDVLERVAEFQDLKAEIAHIDSVLEALEAYKPEYATLLRSVYVDGKSAGELRNEMNVSVRTFWRRMSEAEREYKLLAR; from the coding sequence ATGAACGAACAGCAGGCGATTGATCGTTTGACCCAATATCGGCAAAAGCAAGCCCGTCTTCGGGTGCTGTCGAAATACAGCGTCGGCGCCGGCATTACCGTCAGCCGGCTTAATGAGGACGATCACCTGCAGGAGCTGCATCGGAAGCTGCGGCGCTTGCCAAGCTATCTGTACCTGTCGAGCCGCGAGCAGCGGTTGGAGACGACGGCACACGCATATCTGACCAAGTACCCGGCGGGGACCCGGGCGCAGCTGGCGGCCGTGCCGAACCGCGGAGCTGATCCGGATGACGACGAGGAGCTGCGGCAGATTCGCGAGGCGATCCGCAAGGTGATCGCGGCCCGCGGTTGGGATCTGCGGGATGATATCGACGATGTGCTTGAACGGGTGGCCGAGTTTCAGGACCTCAAAGCGGAAATCGCGCACATAGATTCTGTTTTAGAAGCCCTCGAAGCATACAAGCCGGAGTACGCTACCCTTTTGCGGTCAGTCTATGTTGACGGTAAGAGTGCCGGTGAACTCCGGAACGAAATGAATGTCTCCGTCCGCACATTTTGGAGGCGGATGAGCGAGGCCGAAAGGGAGTATAAACTACTGGCACGATGA
- a CDS encoding RusA family crossover junction endodeoxyribonuclease, with protein sequence MTTEFFMPMKPPTATHQEKQVSCQNGKPIFYEPDDLKAARAKLTTHLGKHVPAKKYTGALRVIVKWLFPIPEGSNHYDGEWKTTKPDTHNLNKLPFDIMTDLGFWKDDAIVASEIIEKFWAKLPGIYVRIEEL encoded by the coding sequence ATGACGACTGAATTCTTCATGCCCATGAAGCCGCCGACCGCGACGCATCAAGAAAAGCAGGTTTCATGCCAGAACGGCAAACCGATCTTCTACGAGCCCGACGACCTGAAGGCGGCCCGGGCGAAGCTGACAACTCACCTCGGGAAGCATGTGCCGGCGAAAAAATACACGGGAGCGCTGCGGGTGATCGTCAAATGGCTGTTCCCCATCCCGGAGGGTAGCAATCATTACGACGGCGAGTGGAAGACAACGAAGCCCGACACGCACAATCTGAACAAGCTGCCGTTCGATATCATGACCGATTTGGGATTCTGGAAGGATGACGCCATCGTCGCCAGCGAGATCATCGAGAAGTTCTGGGCCAAGCTGCCGGGCATCTACGTCAGGATCGAGGAGCTGTAG
- a CDS encoding AAA family ATPase, whose translation MEHKLDLITLLDYIDPTHLSYQEWINVGMALKYEGYTAADWDNWSKRDPGRYHPGECFKKWTTFEGSTNPVTGATITQMAKDAGWTPRGGRDERDHHELGWDDEIAGDYVVVDRNWIEGKEIHEPAVWNPVQQLATYLETLFEAAENVGYVVDSWQDEDGKYKPTKGAWDRTAGELIQRLNECNGDIGAVLGDYNPEAGAWIRFNPLDGKGVKNENVTEFRYALVESDTMDIEKQHAIMRELELPIAVLVYSGGKSLHAIVRIEAPNYDEYRKRVDYLYNVCNRNGITIDKQNRNPSRLSRMPGVVRNGKKQFIVDRNIGKASWAEWHEWIEGVNDDLPDPESLTDTWDNMPELAPPLIEGVLRQGHKMLMAGPSKAGKSFALIELSIAIAEGVKWLAWQCTQGKVLYVNLELDRASALHRFKDVYRALGLPPRNIANIDIWNLRGKSVPMDKLAPKLIRRAAKKGYIAVIIDPIYKVLTGDENSADQMAHFTNQFDKIATELGASVIYCHHHSKGAQGGKKSMDRASGSGVFARDPDALIDLVELEVTEALLKQEENKAICAVYKRYFQQHNPQYLEQSVSQDDELSAKAMEEHARRAIYNTEQAAAQEEIQRVLEAVRNRSAWRVEGTLREYAKFRPVNMWFAYPVHRVDDVGSLKDIEPEGEAPAWQRAAGKRKEKAKEQRRSKAEEFEDAVANCNMGEPPTVKDLQDWFSSTGKEVPERTIRSWVSKYGFKIDRNNGNVIVKSDDDNGNDHD comes from the coding sequence ATGGAGCACAAACTTGACCTCATCACTTTGCTAGATTACATCGACCCAACCCATCTGAGCTACCAAGAATGGATCAACGTCGGCATGGCCCTCAAATACGAGGGCTATACCGCAGCAGACTGGGACAACTGGAGCAAGCGTGACCCGGGACGTTATCACCCTGGCGAGTGCTTCAAAAAGTGGACCACGTTCGAGGGATCGACAAACCCGGTAACCGGCGCGACGATCACGCAGATGGCCAAAGACGCCGGCTGGACGCCGCGGGGCGGCCGCGATGAACGGGATCACCACGAACTCGGCTGGGACGACGAGATCGCCGGCGATTATGTCGTCGTTGACCGCAATTGGATCGAAGGCAAGGAGATCCACGAGCCAGCCGTCTGGAACCCAGTGCAGCAGTTGGCCACGTACCTCGAGACGCTGTTCGAGGCGGCCGAGAACGTCGGTTATGTCGTCGATTCGTGGCAAGACGAGGATGGGAAATACAAGCCGACGAAAGGCGCATGGGACCGGACAGCCGGCGAGCTGATTCAACGCCTGAACGAATGCAACGGCGACATTGGGGCGGTCCTGGGCGACTACAACCCGGAGGCGGGCGCCTGGATCCGCTTCAATCCGCTCGACGGCAAGGGCGTCAAGAACGAAAACGTGACCGAATTCCGTTATGCGCTCGTCGAGTCCGACACGATGGACATCGAGAAGCAGCACGCCATCATGCGGGAGCTGGAGCTGCCGATCGCCGTCCTTGTCTATAGCGGCGGGAAGAGTCTCCACGCCATCGTGCGTATCGAGGCGCCCAACTATGACGAATACCGCAAGCGTGTCGACTATCTGTACAACGTCTGTAACCGCAACGGGATCACCATTGACAAGCAGAACCGCAATCCATCGCGACTGTCGCGCATGCCTGGTGTCGTGCGGAACGGCAAGAAGCAGTTCATCGTTGACCGTAATATCGGAAAGGCGAGCTGGGCGGAATGGCACGAGTGGATCGAGGGAGTCAACGACGATCTCCCGGATCCGGAAAGCCTGACCGACACCTGGGACAACATGCCGGAGCTGGCGCCGCCGCTCATCGAGGGCGTGCTGCGGCAGGGTCATAAAATGCTCATGGCCGGGCCATCGAAGGCTGGCAAGTCGTTCGCGCTGATTGAGCTTTCCATCGCCATCGCAGAGGGTGTCAAATGGCTGGCGTGGCAATGCACACAGGGCAAGGTCCTCTACGTCAATCTCGAGCTGGACCGGGCCAGCGCGCTGCATCGCTTCAAGGACGTATACCGGGCGCTTGGGCTGCCGCCGCGGAACATCGCCAATATCGATATCTGGAACCTACGCGGCAAGTCTGTCCCGATGGACAAACTGGCGCCGAAGCTGATCCGGCGTGCGGCCAAGAAGGGGTACATTGCCGTCATCATCGACCCGATTTACAAGGTGCTGACTGGCGACGAGAACAGTGCCGACCAGATGGCCCACTTTACGAACCAGTTTGACAAGATCGCGACCGAGTTGGGCGCGTCGGTCATTTACTGCCACCATCACAGCAAGGGCGCCCAGGGCGGTAAGAAGTCGATGGACCGGGCCAGCGGCAGCGGCGTCTTCGCCCGGGATCCGGACGCGCTGATCGACCTCGTCGAGCTCGAGGTGACAGAGGCGCTGCTCAAGCAGGAAGAAAACAAGGCGATTTGCGCCGTGTACAAGCGCTACTTCCAGCAGCACAACCCGCAATATTTGGAACAATCGGTGTCGCAGGACGACGAGCTCAGCGCAAAGGCGATGGAGGAGCATGCACGGCGGGCGATCTACAACACGGAGCAGGCGGCCGCCCAGGAGGAGATTCAGCGCGTCCTGGAGGCGGTGCGCAATCGTTCTGCATGGCGTGTAGAGGGCACACTGCGGGAGTATGCCAAATTCAGGCCAGTCAATATGTGGTTCGCCTATCCAGTCCACCGCGTGGACGACGTCGGCAGCCTGAAAGACATCGAGCCGGAGGGAGAGGCGCCGGCGTGGCAACGGGCAGCCGGCAAGCGGAAGGAGAAGGCGAAGGAGCAGCGCCGAAGTAAGGCCGAGGAGTTCGAAGACGCGGTGGCGAACTGCAATATGGGCGAGCCGCCGACCGTAAAGGACCTGCAAGACTGGTTCTCGTCGACAGGCAAGGAAGTTCCTGAACGGACAATTCGAAGCTGGGTCTCAAAATACGGTTTCAAAATCGACCGAAACAACGGAAATGTCATTGTCAAGTCGGACGATGACAACGGCAACGATCATGATTGA